A region of the Kribbella sp. NBC_01245 genome:
CTTCAGCGCCGCGGCGTACGCGGATGCGCCATCAGGGAAGTAGTGCTGCAGTTCGGTCAGGTTCGCGGGCGCGCCGGCATCGCTGACGAACAACAAGTCATGGTCGGTCCAACCGCGGACCACGTCGTTGATCAACGGGCTCAGATGCGCCGGGCGACCGTTCACCAGGTTGTACGACGGCATGACCGCGAACGCGACACCGGCTTCCAGCGGCGCCTGGAAAGCCGGCAGGTCGTAGTCGTACAGCACTCGCGGAGGCAGGTTGCTCGAGGTGATGCAGCGATCGGTCTCGTTGTTGTAGGCAAGGAAATGCTTCAGCGTCGGAGCCGTCTTGAGCCGGTTCGGGTCATCGCCGATCAGCCCGCGGCAGTACTCGGTCGCGATCTGCCCGGTGAGCCAGGGGTCTTCTGAGTAGCCCTCCTCGTTGCGTCCCCAGCGCGGGTCCCGTAGCGGGTTGACCACCGGAGCCCAGACGTTGAGGCCGGCGCCGCTGGGGTCCTTGTGGTGGAAGGCTCGCACCTCGTCGGCGATCGCGTCCCCGACCTGCCGGATCAGCGCCAGGTTCCAACTGCTGGCCAGCCCGATCGCCTGCGGGAACACCGTGGCGGGGCCGAGCCAGGCGACGCCGTGCAGCGCCTCGGTGCCGGTGCGGAACACGTCGATACCGAGCCGGGGGATGGCGCCCTGGTGCTGGTGCAGCAGCCGCAGCTTCTCGTCCACGGTCAAGCGGCCGAGCAGATCGGCCACCCGGCCGCGAACAGACCGCATCCCGTCAGGGGCCTGATCGCGGAAGCTGGGGGCGGCGGCGGTGGAGCGGCTCATCGGGATCGAACTCCGGTGGATCTCGGCCATCTCGCGACGGCGGGCGGATCAAAGTACCTCGACTGAGTGCTGTCGAAGCGCTTCGACAAAGCTTGAAAAAAGATCCGTCGCGGCTTGTGACGGCCGTGTTACGACGGAGTGGAACCGAGGCTCGCATCCCCTGTCCCCAGGGTCAAGGGGCAGACCGCCGTTCGACGACCGTTCGACAGCAGCGGCAACAAATCAGAGCGTGGGCAACCGGCCGGCGTCGAGCTGGTCGAGCGAGCGGGCCACCGCGCCGACGGCCGTCGCGTCCGCTCCGAAGGTGGACGCGGTCACCACGCAACCACCGGCATCAGGCGCGATCGAACGCTCCCGCAGCTCCTTGTCGATGGGACCCGCAAGCCAACGGGCCAGGGTGGCGTAGGAGCCACCGAGCACCACCAGGCCGGGATTGAGCACGTTCACCAACACCGAGATGCCCTGACCCAGCTGACTGCCGACCTCGAGCAGGACCTTGGTGACGGCAGGCTCGTCCGCCTCCGCGCGGCGTACCAACTCGTCGAGCCGGGCTTCCATGTCCGGATCGGGCTGGTCTCCGAGTGGCGAAACGCGGTCCAGGATGGCCGGAATACTCGCGACCGCCTCCAGGCAACCGCGCCGGCCACAACCGCAGAACGGCCCGTTCGGCGCGACCTGGATGTGGCCGACCTCGCCGACGTACCCCAGATGTCCGCGCAGCGGGCGGCCGTCGCAGATGACGCCCGCGCCGATGCCCGTTTCACCGGTCAGATGGATCAGATCGGCGGCTCCGGCGTGCGGCCCGTAGCGATGCTCGGCCAGTGCGGCCAGGTTGCCGTCGTTGTCCACGGTCACCGGGTACGGCGGGTTGGCCAGTGCCTGGATCAGGTCGTCCTGGAGGTGGACGTCATGCCAGCCGAGGCCGGCCGCGACGACCACGGAGCCGTCCGTACTGACCAGACCAGGTACGCCGACGGTCAGGCCGAGGACCTGGCGGCCGGAATTGCGCACGGTGCTGACGGCACGCCGGGCCAGCGCGGCGATCGCGGCCACCATCTTGGCCGGCGGTGCGTCGGGTGCCGGCACGGCTCGGTGCCAGCGCAGCAACTGCCCACCGGCCGAGTCGAACGCCGCAACGGTCAGACCGCGGGCGCTCACCTCCAGACCAATCGCGGCGAAGGCCGAACCGTCGAGGACCAGCAGGGTGGCCGGACGGCCGACGTGGTTCTGCGTCTGCTGGGTCTCGCGCACCAGCCGGCGGTCGATCAGGTCGCCGATGAGGCTCGTGATGGTGGCCTTGTTCAAGCCGGTGCCGGACGCGATGGCGGCCCGCGAACAGGGGGCGTGCGCGCGCAGATGGCTCAGCACGGC
Encoded here:
- a CDS encoding ROK family protein — protein: MTTTQTADQSDVRATNLAAVLSHLRAHAPCSRAAIASGTGLNKATITSLIGDLIDRRLVRETQQTQNHVGRPATLLVLDGSAFAAIGLEVSARGLTVAAFDSAGGQLLRWHRAVPAPDAPPAKMVAAIAALARRAVSTVRNSGRQVLGLTVGVPGLVSTDGSVVVAAGLGWHDVHLQDDLIQALANPPYPVTVDNDGNLAALAEHRYGPHAGAADLIHLTGETGIGAGVICDGRPLRGHLGYVGEVGHIQVAPNGPFCGCGRRGCLEAVASIPAILDRVSPLGDQPDPDMEARLDELVRRAEADEPAVTKVLLEVGSQLGQGISVLVNVLNPGLVVLGGSYATLARWLAGPIDKELRERSIAPDAGGCVVTASTFGADATAVGAVARSLDQLDAGRLPTL